One genomic window of Caenorhabditis elegans chromosome I includes the following:
- the trak-1 gene encoding HAP1 N-terminal domain-containing protein (Confirmed by transcript evidence): MSPTPTRNSSPLDPSCALNELDCNGLMVILEKKNHDLELAAKIGQSLLEQNKDLQTKNEFLEESVNKNLDTIVQLKHELNQRIELLRVYSHLDDDGLPRSNSDEALRERLKSTKSENERLRQECDLLRQESAIVTAQKNSSYLLEKQLDYTNDKVISLQKLIEQKTTELNQQYENTGKLMNELADKDKKERMISMEKEEMGAILIEMIQRHDTMQAEHKEMQDQYAELMANFAETESELNKLRSTGNLRMSYDSLYDSLASEMENSEFSPAGRTTQLTVLTGRDSYANDSGIDAGGPMSLAAEIEHSEKYQIPSIAEPIFATSSKLAALCDASTSCTDIYRDSTPTIQDDDVTTPSVSGINAHYAETNQLSFPSEEAVSTPIVARKYIPCSSPSKSNLSKLQRLHIGNRPHAQSFDVPSTTIYDASSYAESKLGQPGMPGTRDLDISLKVIKAREEVQKEFAAFCQRKGIDQQQFFGSQDRRQSNETSWMDFSAAYGVRMIQSLKPRHAEQSLALGLRQGVLTRAELLTSPSTSPQHRSLSLSLSPGTSDGGLTKIGAIHGVLSRR, encoded by the exons ATGAGCCCAACTCCAACTCGAAACTCCTCTCCACTTGATCCGTCGTGTGCTCTCAACGAGCTCGACTGCAATGGTCTCATGGTTATTTTAGAAAAG aaaaatcacgATCTTGAGCTTGCGGCTAAGATTGGCCAATCGTTGTTGGAGCAGAACAAAGATCTTCAGACAAA aaatgagTTCCTCGAGGAGAGTGTCAACAAGAACCTGGACACAATTGTTCAACTGAAACATGAGCTTAATCAACGAATTGAGCTACTCAGGGTCTACTCACATTTAGATGATGATGGTTTACCAAG GTCAAACAGCGACGAGGCACTCCGAGAACGGCTTAAATCCACAAAATCGGAAAACGAGAG ACTTCGCCAAGAATGTGATCTTCTCCGGCAAGAATCCGCTATAGTCACTGCTCAGAAGAATAGTTCATACCTGCTAGAAAAACAGTTGGATTACACAAATGACAAAGTGATCAGCTTGCAAAAGttgattgaacaaaaaacaacagaacTCAATCAACAATATGAGAACACTGGAAAGCTGATGAATGAACTGGCGGATAAGGATAAGAAAGAAAGAATG ATCTCaatggaaaaagaagaaatgggTGCGATACTCATTGAGATGATCCAAAGACATGACACAATGCAAGCTGAGCACAAAGAGATGCAGGATCAATACGCGGAGCTCATGGCTAATTTTGCGGAAACTGAATCCGAGTTGAATAAGCTCAGAAGTACCGGGAACTTAAGAA tgtcttATGACTCTCTCTATGACTCCCTTGCGTCTGAAATGGAAAACTCCGAGTTTTCACCAGCGGGTCGCACAACACAATTGACAGTTCTTACGGGGAGAGATAGCTATGCAAATGATAGTGGAATTGATGCAGGTGGTCCAATGAGCTTGGCAGCTGAGATTGAACACTCAGAAAAG TATCAAATTCCCTCGATCGCAGAGCCTATCTTTGCTACCTCATCAAAACTGGCGGCTCTCTGTGATGCGAGCACTTCATGCACAGATATCTATCGTGATTCTACTCCAACGATACAGGACGACGATGTCACAACTCCTTCGGTCTCTGGCATTAACGCACATTATGCTGAG accAACCAACTTAGCTTCCCCAGCGAAGAAGCCGTGTCCACACCGATTGTGGCACGAAAGTATATCCCGTGTAGCAGCCCGAGTAAGAGCAATTTGAGCAAGTTACAACGGTTGCATATAG GTAATCGTCCACATGCTCAAAGTTTCGATGTTCCATCTACAACTATTTATGACGCATCGTCTTACGCAGAGTCAAAACTAGGACAACCGGGAATGCCTGGAACTCGTGATCTGGATATCTCCTTGAAAGTAATCAAGGCTAGGGAAGAG GTGCAAAAAGAGTTTGCGGCGTTTTGTCAGCGGAAAGGTATCGATCAGCAACAGTTTTTCGGTTCTCAG GACCGTCGTCAATCAAATGAAACATCATGGATGGATTTCAGTGCTGCATACGGAGTCAGAATGATTCAGAGTCTGAAACCAAGACATGCCGAACAGTCATTAGCATTGGGTCTCAGACAAGGAGTGTTGACGAGAGCAGAG CTTCTCACGTCTCCATCAACATCACCTCAACATCGAAGTTTATCACTCTCATTATCACCTGGAACATCTGACGGTGGTCTCACGAAAATTGGTGCAATCCACGGTGTTTTATCAAGAAGATAA
- the trak-1 gene encoding HAP1 N-terminal domain-containing protein (Confirmed by transcript evidence), with amino-acid sequence MSPTPTRNSSPLDPSCALNELDCNGLMVILEKKNHDLELAAKIGQSLLEQNKDLQTKNEFLEESVNKNLDTIVQLKHELNQRIELLRVYSHLDDDGLPRSNSDEALRERLKSTKSENERLRQECDLLRQESAIVTAQKNSSYLLEKQLDYTNDKVISLQKLIEQKTTELNQQYENTGKLMNELADKDKKERMISMEKEEMGAILIEMIQRHDTMQAEHKEMQDQYAELMANFAETESELNKLRSTGNLRMSYDSLYDSLASEMENSEFSPAGRTTQLTVLTGRDSYANDSGIDAGGPMSLAAEIEHSEKYQIPSIAEPIFATSSKLAALCDASTSCTDIYRDSTPTIQDDDVTTPSVSGINAHYAETNQLSFPSEEAVSTPIVARKYIPCSSPSKSNLSKLQRLHIGNRPHAQSFDVPSTTIYDASSYAESKLGQPGMPGTRDLDISLKVIKAREEFQVQKEFAAFCQRKGIDQQQFFGSQDRRQSNETSWMDFSAAYGVRMIQSLKPRHAEQSLALGLRQGVLTRAELLTSPSTSPQHRSLSLSLSPGTSDGGLTKIGAIHGVLSRR; translated from the exons ATGAGCCCAACTCCAACTCGAAACTCCTCTCCACTTGATCCGTCGTGTGCTCTCAACGAGCTCGACTGCAATGGTCTCATGGTTATTTTAGAAAAG aaaaatcacgATCTTGAGCTTGCGGCTAAGATTGGCCAATCGTTGTTGGAGCAGAACAAAGATCTTCAGACAAA aaatgagTTCCTCGAGGAGAGTGTCAACAAGAACCTGGACACAATTGTTCAACTGAAACATGAGCTTAATCAACGAATTGAGCTACTCAGGGTCTACTCACATTTAGATGATGATGGTTTACCAAG GTCAAACAGCGACGAGGCACTCCGAGAACGGCTTAAATCCACAAAATCGGAAAACGAGAG ACTTCGCCAAGAATGTGATCTTCTCCGGCAAGAATCCGCTATAGTCACTGCTCAGAAGAATAGTTCATACCTGCTAGAAAAACAGTTGGATTACACAAATGACAAAGTGATCAGCTTGCAAAAGttgattgaacaaaaaacaacagaacTCAATCAACAATATGAGAACACTGGAAAGCTGATGAATGAACTGGCGGATAAGGATAAGAAAGAAAGAATG ATCTCaatggaaaaagaagaaatgggTGCGATACTCATTGAGATGATCCAAAGACATGACACAATGCAAGCTGAGCACAAAGAGATGCAGGATCAATACGCGGAGCTCATGGCTAATTTTGCGGAAACTGAATCCGAGTTGAATAAGCTCAGAAGTACCGGGAACTTAAGAA tgtcttATGACTCTCTCTATGACTCCCTTGCGTCTGAAATGGAAAACTCCGAGTTTTCACCAGCGGGTCGCACAACACAATTGACAGTTCTTACGGGGAGAGATAGCTATGCAAATGATAGTGGAATTGATGCAGGTGGTCCAATGAGCTTGGCAGCTGAGATTGAACACTCAGAAAAG TATCAAATTCCCTCGATCGCAGAGCCTATCTTTGCTACCTCATCAAAACTGGCGGCTCTCTGTGATGCGAGCACTTCATGCACAGATATCTATCGTGATTCTACTCCAACGATACAGGACGACGATGTCACAACTCCTTCGGTCTCTGGCATTAACGCACATTATGCTGAG accAACCAACTTAGCTTCCCCAGCGAAGAAGCCGTGTCCACACCGATTGTGGCACGAAAGTATATCCCGTGTAGCAGCCCGAGTAAGAGCAATTTGAGCAAGTTACAACGGTTGCATATAG GTAATCGTCCACATGCTCAAAGTTTCGATGTTCCATCTACAACTATTTATGACGCATCGTCTTACGCAGAGTCAAAACTAGGACAACCGGGAATGCCTGGAACTCGTGATCTGGATATCTCCTTGAAAGTAATCAAGGCTAGGGAAGAG TTTCAGGTGCAAAAAGAGTTTGCGGCGTTTTGTCAGCGGAAAGGTATCGATCAGCAACAGTTTTTCGGTTCTCAG GACCGTCGTCAATCAAATGAAACATCATGGATGGATTTCAGTGCTGCATACGGAGTCAGAATGATTCAGAGTCTGAAACCAAGACATGCCGAACAGTCATTAGCATTGGGTCTCAGACAAGGAGTGTTGACGAGAGCAGAG CTTCTCACGTCTCCATCAACATCACCTCAACATCGAAGTTTATCACTCTCATTATCACCTGGAACATCTGACGGTGGTCTCACGAAAATTGGTGCAATCCACGGTGTTTTATCAAGAAGATAA
- the trak-1 gene encoding HAP1 N-terminal domain-containing protein (Confirmed by transcript evidence), with translation MSPTPTRNSSPLDPSCALNELDCNGLMVILEKKNHDLELAAKIGQSLLEQNKDLQTKNEFLEESVNKNLDTIVQLKHELNQRIELLRVYSHLDDDGLPRSNSDEALRERLKSTKSENERLRQECDLLRQESAIVTAQKNSSYLLEKQLDYTNDKVISLQKLIEQKTTELNQQYENTGKLMNELADKDKKERMISMEKEEMGAILIEMIQRHDTMQAEHKEMQDQYAELMANFAETESELNKLRSTGNLRMSYDSLYDSLASEMENSEFSPAGRTTQLTVLTGRDSYANDSGIDAGGPMSLAAEIEHSEKYQIPSIAEPIFATSSKLAALCDASTSCTDIYRDSTPTIQDDDVTTPSVSGINAHYAETNQLSFPSEEAVSTPIVARKYIPCSSPSKSNLSKLQRLHIGNRPHAQSFDVPSTTIYDASSYAESKLGQPGMPGTRDLDISLKVIKAREEFQVQKEFAAFCQRKGPSSIK, from the exons ATGAGCCCAACTCCAACTCGAAACTCCTCTCCACTTGATCCGTCGTGTGCTCTCAACGAGCTCGACTGCAATGGTCTCATGGTTATTTTAGAAAAG aaaaatcacgATCTTGAGCTTGCGGCTAAGATTGGCCAATCGTTGTTGGAGCAGAACAAAGATCTTCAGACAAA aaatgagTTCCTCGAGGAGAGTGTCAACAAGAACCTGGACACAATTGTTCAACTGAAACATGAGCTTAATCAACGAATTGAGCTACTCAGGGTCTACTCACATTTAGATGATGATGGTTTACCAAG GTCAAACAGCGACGAGGCACTCCGAGAACGGCTTAAATCCACAAAATCGGAAAACGAGAG ACTTCGCCAAGAATGTGATCTTCTCCGGCAAGAATCCGCTATAGTCACTGCTCAGAAGAATAGTTCATACCTGCTAGAAAAACAGTTGGATTACACAAATGACAAAGTGATCAGCTTGCAAAAGttgattgaacaaaaaacaacagaacTCAATCAACAATATGAGAACACTGGAAAGCTGATGAATGAACTGGCGGATAAGGATAAGAAAGAAAGAATG ATCTCaatggaaaaagaagaaatgggTGCGATACTCATTGAGATGATCCAAAGACATGACACAATGCAAGCTGAGCACAAAGAGATGCAGGATCAATACGCGGAGCTCATGGCTAATTTTGCGGAAACTGAATCCGAGTTGAATAAGCTCAGAAGTACCGGGAACTTAAGAA tgtcttATGACTCTCTCTATGACTCCCTTGCGTCTGAAATGGAAAACTCCGAGTTTTCACCAGCGGGTCGCACAACACAATTGACAGTTCTTACGGGGAGAGATAGCTATGCAAATGATAGTGGAATTGATGCAGGTGGTCCAATGAGCTTGGCAGCTGAGATTGAACACTCAGAAAAG TATCAAATTCCCTCGATCGCAGAGCCTATCTTTGCTACCTCATCAAAACTGGCGGCTCTCTGTGATGCGAGCACTTCATGCACAGATATCTATCGTGATTCTACTCCAACGATACAGGACGACGATGTCACAACTCCTTCGGTCTCTGGCATTAACGCACATTATGCTGAG accAACCAACTTAGCTTCCCCAGCGAAGAAGCCGTGTCCACACCGATTGTGGCACGAAAGTATATCCCGTGTAGCAGCCCGAGTAAGAGCAATTTGAGCAAGTTACAACGGTTGCATATAG GTAATCGTCCACATGCTCAAAGTTTCGATGTTCCATCTACAACTATTTATGACGCATCGTCTTACGCAGAGTCAAAACTAGGACAACCGGGAATGCCTGGAACTCGTGATCTGGATATCTCCTTGAAAGTAATCAAGGCTAGGGAAGAG TTTCAGGTGCAAAAAGAGTTTGCGGCGTTTTGTCAGCGGAAAG GACCGTCGTCAATCAAATGA
- the pept-3 gene encoding Peptide transporter 3 (Confirmed by transcript evidence), with the protein MEEKSLLQKLRSYPPAVFFMLGNEFCERFSFYGMKTILFIYLITEHEFSPSKATFIYHLFTCIAYLTPLIGSIMADSVFGRFKVILYGSSIYVVGHVLLSLGAVPFLSYPIRSSLDFSGLFVIAFATGCIKPCVSAFAADQFTEDQKDLRSQFFSFFYFAINGGSLFAIIITPILRGRVQCFGNAHCFPLAFGVPGVLMLLALILFLMGWSMYKKHPPSKENVGSKVVAVIYTSLRKMVGGASRDKPVTHWLDHAAPEHSQKMIDSTRGLLNVAVIFCPLIFFWALFDQQGSTWVLQARRLDGRVGHFSILPEQIHAINPVCVLILVPIFEGWVYPALRKITRVTPLRKMAVGGLLTAFSFAIAGVLQLKVNETMEFPPSLGRIYLQRVGNESLISDFRYKSDGRLIGDGMLPKGRTELDAGIYTFNTGLKNESQEIDISTPNKGYVMAVFRLKDAVEVVKFDYKVEKTDNGATRVFVVTAREDADTLVYAINKKGKILSSCELKSGSYVDVIPGIISDPNVRLYWGPKNSCSGVDCPNTVTLNAQMGAVHVLHIHPSTTEGDFNLLVRPNSVSILWSLPQYIIITLGEVLLSVTGLEFAYSQAAPNMKSVLTAMWLLTVFAGNLIDMMISGTRLIPHPALEFFFYSTLMVIVMGVFILLAMQYTYVEDNDDEITITESEKKDVIALTEIESGTATSDKKE; encoded by the exons ATGGAGGAGAAAAGTTTACTGCAGAAACTGCGGTC ATACCCACCAGCGGTATTTTTTATGCTGGGAAATGAGTTTTGTGAGCGCTTCTCATTCTACGGTATGAAGACCATCCTTTTCATTTATCTCATCACAGAACATGAATTCTCGCCCAG CAAGGCGACATTCATCTATCATCTTTTCACCTGTATTGCCTATCTTACCCCATTAATTGGATCAATTATGGCGGATTCGGTGTTTGGACGGTTCAAG GTTATTCTCTATGGCTCCTCCATTTACGTTGTCGGACACGTTCTTCTATCACTTGGCGCTGTACCATTCCTTTCCTATCCCATCCGATCATCACTTGATTTCTCGGGACTTTTTGTCATTGCTTTTGCAACTGGATGCATTAAACCTTGTGTTTCCGCATTCGCAGCTGACCAG TTTACCGAAGACCAAAAAGATCTTCGCTCGCAATTTTTCTCGTTCTTCTACTTTGCAATCAATGGAGGATCGTTGTTTGCTATAATCATTACTCCAATCCTTCGTGGTCGAGTTCAATGCTTCGGAAATGCACACTGCTTCCCATTGGCTTTTGGTGTTCCAGGAGTCTTGATGTTGTTGGCGTTGATTCTATTCTTGATGGGATGGTCAATGTACAAGAAGCATCCACCAAGCAAGGAAAACGTTGGATCCAAAGTTGTCGCTGTTATCTATACTTCGTTAAGGAAAATGGTTGGAGG TGCATCTCGTGACAAGCCGGTGACTCATTGGCTCGACCATGCAGCTCCAGAACATTCTCAAAAGATGATTGACTCAACTCGTGGACTCCTGAATGTCGCTGTTATCTTCTGTCCTCTCATTTTCTTCTGGGCTCTTTTTGATCAACAAGGATCCACGTGGGTACTTCAAGCTCGTCGTCTTGACGGAAGAGTCGGACATTTCTCCATTCTTCCTGAACAAATTCACGCAATTAATCCAGTCTGTGTCCTGATCCttgttccaattttcgaaGGATGGGTCTATCCAGCATTGAGAAAGATCACCAGGGTCACACCTCTCAGAAAAATGGCAGTTGGAGGTCTTTTGACTGCATTTTCATTTGCTATTGCTGGAGTTTTACAG CTAAAAGTTAATGAAACTATGGAGTTCCCACCTTCCCTTGGACGAATTTATCTGCAACGTGTTGGAAACGAAAGCTTGATCAGTGACTTCAGATATAAAAGTGATGGAAGACTTATTGGAG acgGAATGCTTCCAAAAGGCCGAACCGAGTTGGACGCAGGAATATATACGTTTAACACAGGACTTAAAAATGAATCTCAAGAAATTGACATTTCCACTCCAAATAAAGGTTATGTGATGGcagttttcagattaaaagATGCTGT AGAAGTAGTGAAGTTCGACTATAAAGTTGAGAAAACAGATAATGGAGCAACGCGTGTGTTTGTTGTCACTGCTCGTGAAGATGCTGACACATTGGTCTATGCAATCAATAAGAA GGGTAAAATATTGAGCAGTTGTGAGCTTAAATCCGGATCCTACGTTGATGTGATTCCTGGAATCATCAGTGATCCAAATGTCCGGTTATATTGGGGACCTAAGAATAGTTGTTCAGGAGTTGACTGCCCTAATACTGTTACATTGAAT gcCCAAATGGGAGCCGTCCATGTCCTCCACATTCACCCTTCAACAACAGAGGGTGACTTCAACTTGTTG gtACGCCCCAACTCTGTGAGCATTCTGTGGTCACTTCCACAATATATTATAATCACCCTTGGAGAAGTTTTGTTGTCGGTGACTGGATTGGAATTTGCTTATTCTCAAGCTGCTCCAAACATGAAATCCGTGCTCACAGCAATGTGGTTACTGACTGTTTTCGCTGGAAACTTGATTGATATGATGATATCCGGTACTCGACTTATACCACATCCGGCATTGGAGTTTTtcttctacagtactcttatGGTTATTGTTATGGGAGTTTTTATTCTTTTAG ccatGCAATATACCTACGTGGAAGATAATGACGATGAAATTACAATAACAGAGTCCGAAAAGAAAGATGTAATTGCGTTAACTGAAATTGAATCAGGAACTGCTACTTCGGATAagaaagaataa
- the F56F4.4 gene encoding Transposase (Confirmed by transcript evidence) has protein sequence MDTTMENKALPIKKKRSRNVPKEYFQMDLPLYVIDAEIDEAVWQGYKDEEKKKELKRKLDEVTKIVELQIAEKEQNGLNHKEAKRETDAARRKLSKEIKKSNNMQHKYKSTSRETVKKIKK, from the exons ATGGACACCACAATGGAGAATAAAGCTCTGCCGATTAAGAAGAAACGATCGAGAAATGTTCCAAAAGAATA tttcCAAATGGATCTTCCACTCTACGTGATCGACGCTGAAATCGACGAAGCAGTTTGGCAAGGATATAAAgatgaagagaagaaaaaggagCTTAAACGAAAACTTGATGAAGTAACAAAAATAGTAGAGCttcaaattgctgaaaaagaacaaaatgGGCTGAACCATAAAGAAGCAAAGAGAGAAACAGATGCGGCAAGAAGGAAATTGTcaaaagaaatcaagaaatccAATAACATGCAACATAAATATAAGTCGACGAGCCgtgaaactgtgaaaaaaataaaaaaataa
- the F56F4.3 gene encoding Sodium-dependent dopamine transporter (Confirmed by transcript evidence) has translation MIRKRLISTPEDPKVKKENDTKENSPEKKLLQEEIEYNIVYGYDRKKKKKRMDSTESSSENPDGIEKFDNDEELAISPTGNPNLNPSKIEAEELEQEIGSRNISRPSTYRQLSLLLSCVTLLKNNMVFIECFFNHGGVYFFVPYFIILFVLGVPMAIFELSLAQFSSIPMNGMFTRMAPMLGGIPWLILCLRIIYTVYIAFDPRFLLYAYKSFVTVITGNMNWIHCDDYKGVRCFDPTWSCKINEFRLNGECVKDVHIRKLAQQQDYGLLTYFGLREYRLISIIPSQIYKEINGLDIMDNILAALVFLLIAGFITYKGHRFFASLAGFFVFLPILGMIPAVILVYYDVGSRKKHFFNQILKNNDITKIFELSAWLNAARVTVKTVYIADGTLMALGSRADFRHNFIKDAVLLAASGATYRLLLCFGILPILYVANDILYPFAKTVYARGDLVQFHAIELFFSALPSYAIPGISPTVTFFVYAMLYGTINFAFVAYQVITFEMLINALHHLFPRLLYLKQKSVRICIIMATVTLLLFLYILSLPYKQLAVGYQKELAIDDYVVGLVSTTVFIQLISVSIVYGYKRLLINFLTMLKHHPVTYKLVEKCRVFLYVMWAFFLPISCLVSICSIIVKKYQIYHWPLVLYAAISALPLIYLARKLTMYIMRKEFVSGLSQTHRWQPANEGHAREVEHDERASGVSNN, from the exons ATG ATTCGAAAAAGATTGATTAGCACTCCAGAAGATCctaaagtgaaaaaagaaaatgatacGAAGGAGAATTCACCGGAGAAAAAGCTACTTCAAGAAGAAATCGAGTATAATATTGTGTATGGATATGAccggaaaaagaagaaaaagagaatggATTCTACGGAAAGTTCGTCAGAAAATCCAGATggaattgagaaatttgataATGATGAGGAGCTGGCGATTAGTCCAACTGGAAATCCAAACTTAAATCCGAGCAAG ATTGAAGCCGAAGAGCTGGAACAGGAAATCGGCTCCCGTAACATATCCCGTCCGAGTACCTACCGTCAACTGTCTCTTCTTCTAAGCTGTGTGACACTTTTGAAGAATAATATGGTTTTCATTGAATGCTTTTTTAATCATGGCGGAG TATATTTCTTCGTTCCATATTTCATTATTCTGTTTGTTTTGGGAGTTCCCATGGCTATATTTGAACTATCTTTAGCACAATTCTCTTCAATTCCAATGAATGGAATGTTCACTCGAATGGCTCCAATGTTGGGAG gaATCCCATGGTTAATTCTCTGTCTTCGTATCATCTACACTGTATATATTGCATTTGATCCTCGCTTTTTACTATATGCGTACAAAAGCTTTGTTACCGTAATCACAGGCAATATGAATTGGATTCACTGTGATGATTATAAAGGTGTACGGTGCTTTGATCCAACATGGTCATGCAAGATTAATGAGTTTCGTTTGAATGGGGAATGTGTTAAGGATGTGCATATTAGAAAGCTAGCTCA GCAACAAGATTATGGACTCTTGACTTATTTTGGTCTTCGAGAGTATCGATTAATTAGCATTATTCCTTCGCAAATTTACAA GGAAATAAATGGATTGGACATCATGGACAATATATTGGCGGCGCTGGTATTTTTATTGATCGCCGGGTTTATAACATATAAGGgacatcgattttttgcatCG CTCGCCGGATTCTTTGTATTCCTTCCTATCCTTGGAATGATTCCAGCCGTCATTCTTGTATATTATGATGTTGGCTCCCGAAAGAAACATTTCTTTAatcaaatactgaaaaataatgatattacaaaaatattcgaGTTGTCTGCTTGGCTGAATGCAGCGAGAGTG ACGGTGAAAACGGTGTACATTGCAGATGGAACCCTTATGGCACTTGGGAGCAGAGCAGACTTCCGACATAATTTCATCAA AGATGCTGTTCTTTTGGCTGCTTCTGGTGCAACTTATCGTCTTCTTCTctgttttggcattttgccaattttataCGTGGCAAACGATATCTTGTATCCTTTCGCAAAAACAGTTtatg CAAGAGGAGATCTTGTACAATTTCATgcaattgagttatttttctCTGCTCTTCCATCGTATGCAATTCCTGGAATCAGTCCAACTGTCACATTTTTCGTCTACGCAATGTTGTATGGAACTATTAACTTTGCTTTTGTAGCATATCAG GTTATTACATTTGAAATGCTTATTAATGCATTGCATCATTTGTTCCCAAGACTATTGTATCTGAAACAGAAAAGTGTTCGAATTTGTATTATCATGGCGACAGTAActcttttattatttttatacattttgaGTTTGCCG TACAAACAACTAGCAGTTGGATACCAGAAAGAGCTGGCAATTGACGACTATGTTGTTGGATTGGTGTCAACTACAGTATTCATTCAACTGATATCTGTGTCAATTGTATATGGATACAAACGGCTTCTCATCAACTTTCTA acaatgCTGAAACATCATCCAGTCACTTATAAGCTTGTGGAAAAATGCCGTGTATTTTTGTATGTCATGTGGGCATTCTTTCTCCCGATTTCCTGTTTG GTTTCAATTTGTTCGATTATCgtcaaaaagtatcaaatctATCACTGGCCGTTGGTATTGTACGCTGCTATCAGTGCACTTCCATTGATCTACTTGGCGCGAAAG CTGACCATGTACATCATGCGAAAAGAATTTGTCAGTGGTCTATCACAAACTCATCGTTGGCAGCCTGCAAATGAAGGACACGCAAGAGAAGTGGAACATGATGAAAGAGCATCTGGAGTCTCGAATaattaa
- the ttr-55 gene encoding Transthyretin-like family protein (Partially confirmed by transcript evidence) — protein MLQSLKVLILLLLLTSISLEFGGMQSFYITGRLMCRGKPAPFAELKLINTHGEKETLVLAEDVFTDPGGQFQIYGYQFQFVAIDAAVWVYHECFYDVGIHHGLCKSKMEMDVPAEFRNYEKYPKKVFNAGTIDLENGVQNPQLEKSKLNREN, from the exons atgcttCAAAGTCTAAAAGTTTTG attcTGCTTCTCCTGCTAACAAGTATCTCATTGGAATTTGGTGGAATGCAGTCGTTCTATATCACTGGACGACTCATGTGCCGTGGAAAACCTGCTCCGTTTGCCGAGCTGAAACTTATTAATACACACGGTG AAAAGGAAACTCTTGTCCTTGCTGAAGATGTCTTCACTGATCCAGGTGGTCAATTCCAAATATACGGATACCAATTTCAGTTCGTAGCGATTGATGCAGCTGTTTGGGTTTACCATGAATGTTTCTATGACGTCGGTATTCATCACGGTTTGTGTAAAAGCAAAATGGAGATGGATGTTCCAGCGGAATTCAGGAATTATGAGAAATACccgaaaaaagtatttaatgCAGGAACTATCGATTTGGAGAATGGAGTACAAAATCcccaattggaaaaaagtaaattaaaccgtgaaaattaa
- the ttr-56 gene encoding TransThyretin-Related family domain (Product from WormBase gene class ttr;~Confirmed by transcript evidence) produces the protein MMCRGQPAQYVQLQILTKRLFTGNAIMAENVFTDPNGYFDIAGYVDQSSGVRGRFWVWHECFSQKYHKDPCKNWFGLNIPDEFVTGAALPRAVWPLGEVDLEDEQKKEYLDKCK, from the exons ATGATGTGTCGTGGACAACCAGCACAATATGTACAACTTCAAATCCTAACAAAGAGGCTTTTCACTG gtAATGCTATcatggctgaaaatgtgttcaCTGATCCAAATGGTTACTTTGACATTGCTGGATACGTTGATCAATCTTCTGGTGTTCGAGGTCGTTTTTGGGTTTGGCATgaatgtttttctcaaaagtatCATAAGGATCCGTGCAAAAATTGGTTTGGGCTGAACATTCCTGATGAGTTCGTAACCGGCGCTGCATTGCCCAGAGCTGTATGGCCACTTGGAGAAGTTGATTTAGAAGATGAGCAGAAAAAAGAGTACTTGGATAAATgtaaatga